One window of the Candidatus Diapherotrites archaeon genome contains the following:
- a CDS encoding phage terminase large subunit: MPSRKQENSDELTEIILNPIKFFAFITGYIPTDYQQQILLDDNKHITVRASRQSGKTEVIAVKILQKALLINGFKTLIIAPTERQSSIVFNKIDSYLNHHYYLNKLLLRHSHTYTLFDNGSEIYCLPGANPETIRGYSPHMIVVDEAAFVKDTVYTAIEPSMSATNGTLILISTPFGKQGRFYDSHARLDYYSKYHIPYNQCPFISKEYLEKEKQSKTEMEFQQEYEAEFVEEQDTYFPLQLIKACIADTENPLKEEGFNYYLGLDPARFGTDETVYCITRTKDGLLIEVTELQATKKLPTTDVIGRTKALHDKYNFSKIYVDETGLGAGAVDLLKESGLPIESITFTLQSKQELYQNLKLLMEQNKIKFFDNTKLLFQLAELQYEYTSNKQLKLHHPDKLNAHDDYPDALALSVAFTIIREGIALLKDEKELVF, translated from the coding sequence ATGCCATCAAGAAAGCAAGAGAACTCAGACGAATTAACGGAAATAATTCTTAACCCAATAAAATTCTTTGCCTTCATTACAGGTTATATTCCTACTGACTACCAGCAACAAATATTATTAGATGACAATAAACACATAACAGTAAGAGCTTCAAGGCAGTCAGGAAAAACAGAAGTAATAGCAGTAAAAATTCTGCAGAAAGCATTACTAATCAATGGATTCAAGACATTAATAATTGCTCCAACAGAAAGGCAAAGCTCAATAGTATTCAATAAAATTGACTCTTACTTAAACCATCACTATTACTTAAACAAACTGCTTTTACGGCATTCTCACACTTACACTTTATTTGACAATGGAAGCGAAATATATTGTCTGCCAGGAGCAAACCCTGAAACAATTAGAGGGTATTCTCCTCACATGATTGTAGTGGATGAAGCAGCTTTCGTTAAAGACACAGTTTATACTGCTATTGAACCTTCTATGTCAGCAACAAACGGAACACTAATACTAATCAGCACTCCTTTCGGAAAACAAGGACGCTTTTATGACTCTCATGCAAGACTCGATTATTATTCTAAATACCATATTCCTTACAATCAATGCCCTTTCATTTCAAAAGAATACTTAGAAAAAGAAAAACAATCAAAAACAGAAATGGAATTCCAACAAGAATACGAAGCAGAATTTGTTGAAGAACAAGACACTTACTTTCCATTACAATTAATTAAGGCCTGCATTGCTGACACAGAAAATCCATTAAAAGAAGAAGGATTTAATTACTACTTAGGCTTAGATCCAGCACGATTTGGAACAGACGAAACAGTTTACTGTATTACAAGAACAAAAGATGGTTTATTAATTGAAGTAACAGAATTACAGGCAACAAAAAAGCTTCCAACAACTGACGTCATAGGAAGAACTAAAGCATTACACGATAAATACAATTTCAGTAAAATTTACGTTGACGAAACAGGGTTAGGAGCGGGAGCAGTAGATTTACTGAAAGAATCAGGCCTGCCAATAGAATCAATTACTTTTACGCTTCAATCAAAACAAGAATTATACCAGAACTTGAAGCTATTAATGGAACAAAACAAAATAAAGTTCTTTGACAACACAAAATTATTATTTCAATTAGCAGAACTTCAATACGAATACACGAGCAACAAACAACTAAAATTACATCACCCAGACAAACTTAACGCTCACGATGACTATCCTGACGCTTTAGCTTTAAGTGTTGCATTCACAATAATAAGAGAAGGAATCGCTTTACTTAAAGACGAAAAAGAATTAGTATTCTAA
- a CDS encoding DUF4382 domain-containing protein, with protein MNRKFGLIALLLVFSIVLFGCTQQPPGGIIPSGYGTLVLKITDANEMTIPGLTSLNVTISNIEVHKTEGGKWITFFQGEKTFDLMKLSNVQEIIGQSQLEAGHYTQIRFDVTKVEAVIDDNTFSVMVPGDKIKLVREFTIDENKTVTLVIDFSPASLKKAADKFIVKPVIKIESEKEHEDEQEQEQKDEEEHGKEIDFETIEKGYNSGYKTAENLVVKDNSAWQAAWSKVKEGVSPAPELPSVDFSKEMVIAVFMGEQSTGGYSIEIDDLREQGNSIRVFVEESSPGPDEVVTLALTQPYHIVRTYLTDKNIEFVVKTEKEDDDGEEEDDGKGDKDGKTEGYITPGFGDLKIYLKDSPKENDDGNNNSEDFTSLNITISKIEVHKTEGGKWFDFTDANYSATFDLMKLANVQELLGTKTLESGHYTQIRLSVDSATVGFDGNNTAEVKVPSDKIKLVHQFIIDANKETDLLLDFKPESVHKAGSQWIMSPVIKVITLKEPELPESECDEDSPCDANQLCCNDSCITPACTSNSQCDDSNSLTTDSCSNAGLCTAQCLHVYAGQLRTFDVNADTNAGFVPNSFSVSLNDTVKLNITSLDANHSIVIPDFNINTELPFNVTTAVQFVADKNGSFSFHCGVHPLMTGTITIS; from the coding sequence ATGAATAGGAAGTTTGGTTTAATTGCTTTGCTGTTAGTTTTTTCAATTGTGTTGTTTGGCTGCACTCAGCAGCCGCCAGGAGGAATTATCCCTTCAGGTTACGGCACTTTAGTCTTAAAGATTACTGATGCCAATGAAATGACGATCCCTGGTCTTACCTCGCTGAATGTCACTATATCAAATATTGAGGTGCACAAGACAGAGGGAGGCAAATGGATTACTTTCTTCCAAGGGGAGAAAACTTTTGATTTAATGAAGTTGTCTAATGTACAGGAAATAATTGGCCAGAGCCAGCTGGAAGCAGGCCATTATACCCAAATAAGGTTTGATGTAACAAAAGTTGAGGCAGTAATTGACGACAATACCTTCAGTGTAATGGTTCCAGGAGATAAAATAAAGCTGGTTAGAGAATTCACTATTGATGAAAACAAGACTGTGACTTTGGTAATTGACTTCAGTCCTGCTTCGTTAAAGAAAGCAGCGGACAAATTCATCGTGAAGCCTGTAATAAAGATTGAGTCAGAAAAAGAGCATGAAGACGAGCAAGAGCAGGAGCAGAAGGATGAGGAAGAGCACGGCAAGGAAATAGACTTCGAGACAATTGAAAAGGGTTATAATAGCGGTTACAAGACAGCAGAAAATTTGGTTGTAAAAGACAACAGCGCTTGGCAGGCAGCGTGGAGCAAGGTAAAAGAAGGCGTGAGCCCAGCACCAGAGCTTCCTTCAGTTGACTTCAGCAAAGAAATGGTTATTGCTGTTTTCATGGGAGAGCAGAGCACCGGAGGCTATTCAATTGAGATAGATGACTTAAGAGAGCAGGGGAATTCAATCAGGGTGTTCGTGGAAGAGAGCTCTCCAGGGCCAGATGAGGTAGTAACCTTGGCTTTGACGCAGCCTTACCATATAGTTCGAACCTATCTTACAGACAAAAACATTGAATTCGTAGTAAAAACAGAAAAAGAAGATGATGATGGAGAGGAAGAAGATGACGGTAAAGGGGATAAAGATGGCAAAACAGAAGGCTACATTACTCCGGGCTTCGGTGACCTGAAGATTTACTTGAAGGACTCCCCTAAAGAAAACGATGATGGAAACAATAACAGCGAAGATTTCACTTCCCTTAATATAACTATCTCAAAGATTGAGGTTCACAAAACTGAGGGCGGCAAATGGTTTGATTTCACTGACGCAAACTATTCTGCGACCTTTGATTTAATGAAATTGGCTAATGTGCAGGAATTGCTCGGAACAAAAACCCTTGAATCAGGCCATTACACCCAGATAAGGCTTTCAGTGGACAGCGCAACAGTAGGCTTTGACGGAAACAATACAGCTGAAGTTAAGGTGCCAAGCGATAAAATAAAGCTAGTGCATCAATTCATTATTGACGCAAACAAGGAAACTGACCTTCTCTTGGATTTCAAGCCAGAGTCAGTTCACAAGGCAGGAAGCCAATGGATCATGAGCCCTGTAATAAAAGTTATTACATTAAAGGAGCCTGAACTGCCTGAAAGTGAATGCGATGAAGACAGTCCATGCGATGCAAACCAGTTGTGCTGTAATGATTCATGTATTACTCCTGCGTGCACTTCTAATTCCCAGTGCGATGACTCCAATTCTTTGACCACAGATTCATGCAGCAATGCAGGTTTATGCACTGCCCAGTGCCTGCACGTTTACGCAGGACAGCTCAGAACATTTGACGTGAACGCTGACACTAACGCTGGTTTTGTTCCAAATTCTTTTTCAGTGAGCCTGAATGACACAGTGAAATTGAATATTACATCATTGGACGCAAACCATAGCATTGTAATTCCAGACTTCAACATCAACACAGAGCTTCCTTTTAATGTCACTACAGCAGTTCAATTCGTTGCAGACAAGAACGGTTCATTCAGCTTTCACTGCGGCGTCCACCCTTTAATGACAGGCACAATTACAATCAGCTGA
- a CDS encoding ParB N-terminal domain-containing protein encodes MELVNVNLLKVDGRNPNRMMSTQKKALKKNIKEFGFIVPIITNKDLLIADGEQRMNTAIELGMNEVPVIKLPLEDVDRRILRQVLNKLKGEHERELDYQEAKKNQ; translated from the coding sequence ATTGAATTAGTTAACGTTAATTTATTGAAAGTTGACGGAAGAAACCCTAATAGAATGATGTCAACACAAAAAAAAGCTTTAAAGAAAAACATTAAAGAATTCGGTTTTATTGTGCCTATTATAACCAATAAAGATTTATTGATTGCTGACGGAGAACAAAGAATGAATACAGCAATAGAGTTAGGCATGAATGAAGTGCCTGTAATTAAATTGCCTTTAGAAGATGTAGATAGAAGGATTTTAAGGCAAGTATTAAATAAATTGAAAGGAGAACATGAAAGAGAATTGGATTACCAAGAAGCGAAAAAGAATCAATGA
- a CDS encoding coproporphyrinogen-III oxidase family protein yields MNDLIGRSKNIFNKLNIEELQKAGIEREDIKVSSHSHHIVTYPPLSALPEINPSEIYSSNNQKSNREIALYLHLPFCTGKCLYCAYITLANKPKEFIDRYIDGVEKEIDLLLKFPNLQNITVNSLYVGGGTPTFLSAQQLGRVLKLLKTRFTVKSWAEITVEAGPETIVAYDGKEKLEILLQNGVNRLSIGFQTFNDDILKLIRRRHNSKQEIEAYNLLEKVGFENINIDLIPGLPDQTLESWQNDLEQISKLDPASVTCYPLSIKQTAAIWPMYQEEIKRFPSRENVIVMHIMANEFFNDLGYTQRPVWWYTKTPEYVYKQQIHKWGELGEQLALGASGYSFMNGFQYFNYRTVPQYLEAVENNKLPVWKGTKLSKEDLMRRLILFGLKTGLSKKLFKAKFDINPKEVFKESWKKLEDLKLTEEDKEIIELSYKGKLFADEISKKFYSDEVNKLIED; encoded by the coding sequence ATGAATGATCTAATTGGCAGGTCAAAAAATATTTTTAATAAATTAAATATTGAAGAACTGCAAAAGGCAGGTATTGAAAGAGAGGATATAAAAGTTTCTTCTCACAGCCACCATATTGTTACTTATCCCCCATTATCTGCTTTGCCCGAAATAAATCCTTCAGAAATATATTCAAGTAACAACCAAAAATCTAATCGAGAAATAGCCCTTTACCTGCATTTGCCGTTTTGCACAGGAAAATGCTTATATTGCGCCTATATAACTCTAGCAAACAAGCCTAAAGAGTTTATTGACAGATACATTGATGGCGTTGAAAAAGAAATTGACCTCTTGCTAAAATTCCCAAACCTTCAAAATATTACAGTAAATTCACTTTATGTTGGCGGCGGAACACCAACTTTTTTATCAGCTCAACAGCTGGGCAGAGTCTTAAAATTGCTGAAAACTAGATTTACTGTTAAAAGTTGGGCAGAAATAACCGTTGAAGCAGGACCAGAAACAATTGTTGCTTATGACGGAAAAGAAAAGTTGGAGATTCTTTTACAAAATGGAGTAAACAGGTTAAGCATTGGCTTTCAAACTTTTAATGATGATATATTGAAATTAATTAGGAGAAGGCATAATTCAAAACAAGAAATAGAAGCATACAATTTATTAGAAAAAGTTGGTTTTGAAAATATTAATATTGATTTAATTCCGGGTTTGCCTGACCAAACACTTGAAAGCTGGCAAAACGATTTAGAACAAATAAGCAAACTGGATCCAGCTTCTGTAACCTGCTATCCGCTTTCCATAAAGCAAACAGCCGCTATCTGGCCAATGTATCAGGAAGAAATAAAGAGATTTCCAAGCAGAGAAAACGTCATAGTGATGCACATAATGGCAAATGAATTCTTTAATGATTTAGGTTACACTCAAAGGCCTGTCTGGTGGTATACAAAAACACCTGAATATGTTTACAAACAACAAATTCATAAGTGGGGTGAGCTTGGAGAACAATTAGCTTTAGGTGCCTCTGGATATTCATTTATGAATGGTTTCCAGTATTTCAACTATCGAACTGTGCCTCAATATTTAGAGGCAGTTGAAAACAATAAGTTGCCTGTCTGGAAAGGCACAAAACTTTCAAAAGAAGATTTGATGAGAAGACTAATCTTATTCGGTTTAAAAACAGGGCTCAGCAAAAAATTGTTTAAAGCCAAATTTGACATAAACCCAAAAGAGGTTTTCAAAGAAAGCTGGAAAAAACTGGAAGATTTAAAATTAACTGAGGAAGACAAAGAAATTATTGAGTTGTCCTACAAAGGAAAGCTGTTTGCTGATGAAATTTCCAAAAAATTTTACAGCGATGAAGTTAACAAATTAATTGAAGATTAA
- a CDS encoding alanine--tRNA ligase, with product MTWSHEKLIELFLKYFKEKRHKIIPSASLIPENDSSVLFTTAGMHPLVPFLLGQPHPMGKRLADVQKCLRTNDIEEVGDDCHLTFFLMLGNWSLGDYFKKEAIEMSLEFLTGRKWLNLDEKKLYITIFEGDKDAPRDEESLKEWKRKGIPEERIFLNPKKDNWWGPVGESGPCGPDTEIFYDTGKKKCSPDCRPGCNCGKYFEIWNDVFMEYFKTKEGKYEKLKQKNVDTGMGVERTIAVLQGKENVFETELYSSAMKKLQGLGNARNEKSGRIIADHLRAAVFVLGEKKVAPSNMDRGYVLRRLIRRAIRHARLIGVKANFCRQIGEEFIKSEGKEWPELKENKEFVLSELEKEEEKFSQTLMKGLKIFSQITEKNKVLNGKDAFLLFQSYGFPLEITMELAKEKGIKVNEKEFQEELKLHQEISRKATEKKFKSGLADQSKETIALHTATHLLHAALRKVLGEEVKQKGSNITPERLRFDFSYSKNIAPEQLNEVEKIVNEQIRKGLEVKREEKTLDEARKEKALAFFEEKYGEKVSVYSIGEFSKEVCAGPHIKNTRELGKFRITKLESIGTGTKRIKAVLEK from the coding sequence ATGACTTGGAGCCATGAAAAATTGATTGAATTGTTCCTGAAATACTTCAAGGAAAAGAGGCACAAGATAATCCCTTCTGCTTCGCTTATCCCTGAAAACGATTCAAGCGTTTTGTTCACTACAGCAGGAATGCACCCCCTTGTACCATTTCTTTTAGGGCAGCCTCACCCAATGGGAAAAAGGCTTGCAGACGTCCAGAAATGCCTGAGAACAAACGACATAGAAGAAGTAGGCGATGACTGCCACTTAACCTTCTTTTTGATGCTCGGGAACTGGAGTTTAGGAGACTACTTCAAAAAAGAAGCAATTGAAATGAGCCTTGAATTCCTTACTGGAAGGAAGTGGCTGAACTTGGACGAAAAAAAGCTTTACATTACAATATTTGAGGGAGACAAGGACGCCCCAAGAGACGAAGAATCCTTAAAGGAATGGAAAAGGAAGGGCATACCAGAAGAAAGAATTTTCTTGAACCCAAAAAAAGACAATTGGTGGGGCCCTGTGGGGGAAAGCGGCCCTTGCGGGCCAGACACAGAAATATTCTACGACACAGGAAAAAAGAAATGCTCTCCGGACTGCAGGCCAGGATGCAATTGCGGAAAATACTTCGAGATATGGAATGACGTCTTTATGGAATACTTCAAGACAAAAGAAGGAAAATACGAGAAACTAAAACAGAAAAATGTTGACACAGGAATGGGGGTAGAAAGAACAATTGCTGTTCTCCAAGGAAAAGAGAATGTGTTTGAAACAGAGCTTTATTCAAGCGCAATGAAGAAATTGCAGGGATTAGGGAATGCGCGGAATGAAAAATCTGGCAGGATAATTGCAGACCATTTAAGGGCTGCAGTGTTTGTGCTGGGAGAAAAAAAGGTTGCCCCAAGCAACATGGACAGGGGATATGTTCTCAGAAGGCTTATAAGAAGGGCAATAAGGCACGCAAGACTAATTGGAGTAAAAGCAAACTTCTGCAGGCAGATAGGAGAAGAATTCATTAAATCTGAAGGAAAGGAATGGCCTGAATTAAAGGAGAACAAGGAATTCGTTTTGAGCGAACTAGAAAAAGAGGAAGAAAAGTTTTCTCAGACACTAATGAAAGGCCTCAAAATTTTTTCCCAGATAACAGAAAAAAACAAGGTCTTGAACGGAAAGGATGCTTTCCTCTTGTTCCAATCATACGGCTTTCCATTAGAAATAACAATGGAATTAGCAAAAGAGAAAGGAATCAAAGTAAATGAAAAGGAATTTCAGGAAGAATTGAAATTGCACCAGGAGATTTCAAGGAAGGCAACAGAGAAGAAGTTTAAGTCAGGCCTGGCAGACCAAAGCAAAGAAACAATAGCATTGCACACTGCAACGCACTTGCTTCACGCAGCCCTAAGAAAGGTTTTAGGGGAAGAAGTAAAACAGAAAGGCTCAAACATTACGCCTGAAAGGCTCAGGTTCGATTTCTCTTACTCAAAAAACATTGCTCCAGAGCAATTGAATGAAGTGGAAAAGATTGTTAATGAACAAATCAGGAAAGGCCTTGAAGTGAAAAGAGAAGAGAAAACCTTGGACGAAGCAAGAAAAGAAAAGGCCCTGGCATTCTTTGAAGAAAAGTACGGCGAGAAAGTTTCAGTTTATTCTATTGGAGAATTCAGCAAAGAGGTCTGCGCAGGCCCTCACATCAAAAACACAAGGGAATTAGGGAAGTTCAGGATAACAAAACTGGAGTCCATTGGAACAGGCACCAAAAGAATAAAGGCTGTGCTGGAAAAATAA
- the argS gene encoding arginine--tRNA ligase, giving the protein MNSKKEIAVLIAGILSIKDFPEGKIAGLLEVPPQKELGDLSLPCFRFSGFMKKKPAEIALMLKQKIEVQLKSKKGIGFIERAEVKGPYLNFFYDYSLIARQLVPEVLKKGKNYGRNSEGKAKKVMIEYSAPNTNKPLTLGHLRNDSIGMAVSRLFDVNGWKVIKANLFSDRGVHICKSMYAYGKWGEGRNPNKKPDHFVGDFYVMFNRKLEGQPELEEGVKEMLRKWEKGDKKVRALWKKLNEWVIEGMRQTYKEFGSEFDVEFRESDFYDKARPLIELGLKKKIFEKDEKGNITADLEKEGLGKKVILRADGTSVYISNDLALTKHKFEKFGLDKSIWVVGSEQNLYFRQLFKIFELLGFKWSSDCIHLNYGMVYLPEGRMKSREGKIVDADFLIEEMKKMAKEEILERHPELKGKELDERAKAISLSAIKFFLLKTDALKDMHFDPKQSISFEGETGPYVQYSFARAKSILRKSGKIEGKAGYDLLNSPSEKKLISLILNYPVTVKECSESLAPHSMCQFLLDFTASFNEFYRDCPVIEAESSELRNARLKLVEASSIVLGNALHLLNIGALNEM; this is encoded by the coding sequence ATGAACTCGAAAAAGGAGATTGCTGTACTGATTGCAGGCATTCTTTCAATTAAGGATTTCCCTGAAGGTAAAATTGCTGGACTGCTTGAGGTGCCACCGCAGAAGGAATTGGGAGACCTCTCGCTTCCCTGCTTTAGGTTTTCTGGTTTCATGAAAAAAAAGCCTGCAGAGATTGCGCTAATGCTTAAACAGAAGATTGAGGTGCAGTTAAAATCAAAAAAAGGAATTGGCTTTATTGAGAGGGCTGAAGTGAAAGGCCCTTACCTGAATTTCTTTTATGATTATTCTTTGATTGCAAGGCAACTGGTTCCTGAAGTCTTGAAGAAAGGAAAGAATTACGGCAGGAATTCTGAGGGCAAAGCAAAAAAAGTAATGATAGAATATTCTGCGCCTAACACAAACAAGCCTTTGACTTTAGGGCATTTAAGGAATGACTCGATTGGAATGGCAGTTTCAAGGCTGTTTGATGTAAACGGCTGGAAGGTAATTAAAGCAAATCTTTTTTCTGACAGGGGAGTGCACATCTGCAAGTCAATGTATGCTTACGGTAAATGGGGTGAAGGAAGGAATCCAAACAAGAAGCCAGACCATTTCGTTGGAGACTTTTACGTGATGTTTAACAGGAAATTAGAAGGACAGCCTGAATTAGAGGAAGGGGTAAAAGAAATGCTCAGGAAATGGGAGAAGGGAGACAAGAAAGTCAGAGCACTCTGGAAGAAATTGAATGAGTGGGTCATAGAGGGAATGAGGCAGACCTATAAGGAATTCGGGTCAGAATTTGATGTTGAATTCAGGGAATCAGATTTTTATGACAAGGCAAGGCCTTTGATTGAATTAGGCTTGAAGAAGAAAATTTTTGAGAAGGATGAAAAAGGGAATATTACTGCTGACTTGGAGAAAGAGGGATTAGGGAAAAAGGTTATCTTGAGGGCTGATGGAACCTCAGTTTATATTTCAAATGACTTGGCTTTGACAAAGCATAAATTCGAGAAATTCGGTTTGGATAAAAGCATTTGGGTTGTTGGCTCTGAACAAAACCTGTACTTCAGGCAGCTTTTCAAGATATTTGAGTTACTTGGCTTCAAGTGGAGCTCTGACTGCATTCACTTGAATTACGGTATGGTTTATTTGCCTGAAGGCAGAATGAAGTCAAGGGAAGGAAAAATTGTTGACGCTGATTTCTTAATTGAGGAAATGAAGAAAATGGCCAAAGAGGAAATCCTGGAAAGGCACCCTGAACTGAAAGGAAAGGAATTGGATGAAAGGGCTAAAGCAATTAGCTTGAGTGCAATCAAATTCTTCCTCCTGAAAACTGATGCCTTAAAGGACATGCATTTCGACCCAAAGCAGTCCATTTCATTCGAAGGAGAAACAGGCCCTTATGTTCAGTATTCTTTTGCGAGAGCAAAAAGCATTCTAAGAAAGTCAGGAAAAATTGAAGGCAAAGCAGGTTATGATTTGCTTAATTCCCCCTCTGAGAAGAAATTGATTTCATTGATTTTGAATTACCCGGTTACTGTAAAGGAATGCTCTGAATCCTTGGCTCCGCACAGCATGTGCCAGTTCCTTCTTGATTTCACTGCATCATTCAATGAATTCTACAGGGACTGCCCTGTAATTGAAGCCGAAAGCAGTGAATTGCGCAATGCAAGGCTTAAGCTTGTTGAAGCTTCTTCCATTGTATTAGGCAATGCCCTGCACTTGCTTAATATTGGGGCTTTGAATGAAATGTAA
- a CDS encoding HD domain-containing protein, whose protein sequence is MKSQSNYNSLLKELLRNYNYYYKRKFSLVSRALDLPKSLSIKKISSKSLASALGLPKNIPIIFSAKKESPEKFIERAFWFSACAHKSQERASGEPYFIHPYNTALNLSKWGLDEKIIAAGLLHDVLEDTDVELNELKRIFGEHVSSLVESLTKLNVLVEGSPKERRIAALQKLLFSSTKDMGVVIIKLADKLHNIRTINFLPEERKKRIALDAIEVYAPLAHKLGINAIEKEIEEQCFSVIKPKIYLKLKEKIKSESQKKISEIELMKKELKKEFKSFGLKASFAEEFRSPSSIFIKMNRSGKSLDEIHDFVLLIILTNTIPDCYKALGALHELFPPIPLKFKDFIAIPESEWNQALHTTVIGPNGKPVKVYIMTKQMRELAEFGILYWLKEHKNLSELQKISLIESLSSLSLDSLSSSQFMESLKEDLLQNQIFVFSGEGKLVELPFDSTPLDFAFCSGSESALNSCKAIVNGRRVPLWHKLNSGDIVEVIASDKIQAKPAWLSFTKSNEARTAILSAVKGKKYSRGKEKSLLHLKVSALDRTGLLNDFCHAFFSSKANIVSADIQTNKKKGLAEDSFTLEVESRSQLNSLLKKLNKIKGITEIKKDFIQ, encoded by the coding sequence ATGAAGTCTCAGTCGAACTATAATTCTTTATTGAAGGAGTTGCTCAGAAACTATAACTATTATTATAAGAGGAAGTTTTCGCTTGTTTCAAGGGCACTTGATTTGCCTAAAAGCCTTTCAATAAAGAAAATCAGTTCTAAGTCCTTGGCTTCTGCTTTGGGTTTGCCTAAAAATATTCCAATTATTTTTTCTGCTAAAAAGGAGAGCCCTGAAAAATTCATTGAGAGGGCTTTCTGGTTTTCTGCTTGCGCGCACAAGAGCCAGGAAAGGGCTTCTGGCGAACCCTATTTCATTCACCCTTACAATACTGCATTGAATTTGAGTAAGTGGGGCTTGGATGAAAAAATAATTGCAGCAGGCCTCTTACATGACGTCCTTGAAGATACAGATGTTGAATTGAATGAACTGAAAAGAATATTTGGCGAGCACGTTTCATCTTTAGTTGAGTCTCTGACAAAATTGAATGTATTGGTTGAAGGCTCCCCCAAGGAAAGGAGGATTGCTGCACTGCAGAAGCTCCTCTTTTCTTCAACAAAGGACATGGGGGTAGTAATAATCAAGCTAGCTGACAAGCTCCATAACATTCGCACAATAAATTTTCTGCCTGAAGAGAGAAAGAAGAGGATTGCCCTTGACGCAATCGAAGTCTATGCCCCCTTAGCCCACAAGCTTGGCATTAATGCAATAGAAAAAGAAATAGAGGAACAATGTTTTTCTGTCATCAAGCCGAAAATTTACTTGAAGCTCAAAGAAAAAATAAAGAGTGAATCGCAGAAAAAGATTAGTGAAATAGAGTTAATGAAAAAAGAACTGAAGAAAGAATTCAAGAGCTTTGGATTGAAAGCCTCTTTTGCTGAAGAATTCAGGAGCCCTTCCTCTATCTTCATTAAAATGAACCGTTCAGGCAAATCATTGGATGAAATCCATGACTTTGTTTTACTGATAATTTTAACAAACACTATTCCAGACTGCTATAAGGCTTTGGGCGCACTGCATGAACTCTTTCCTCCAATTCCATTAAAGTTCAAGGACTTCATTGCAATCCCTGAATCAGAGTGGAATCAGGCCCTTCACACTACAGTAATAGGCCCTAACGGAAAGCCTGTTAAGGTTTACATAATGACAAAGCAGATGCGCGAATTAGCTGAATTTGGAATTCTTTACTGGCTTAAAGAGCACAAGAATTTAAGCGAGCTCCAGAAGATTTCACTGATTGAAAGCCTTTCTTCTTTGAGCCTTGATTCTTTAAGCTCAAGCCAGTTCATGGAATCTTTAAAAGAAGATCTTCTTCAGAACCAGATATTTGTTTTTTCTGGCGAGGGAAAGCTGGTTGAACTGCCTTTTGATTCTACTCCTTTGGATTTTGCTTTCTGTTCTGGCAGTGAATCTGCCTTGAATTCGTGCAAGGCAATAGTCAACGGCAGGAGAGTGCCTTTATGGCACAAGCTGAATTCAGGGGACATAGTTGAAGTAATTGCTTCAGACAAGATTCAGGCAAAGCCTGCCTGGCTTTCTTTCACTAAATCAAACGAGGCAAGGACTGCAATTCTTTCTGCAGTAAAAGGAAAGAAGTATTCAAGGGGAAAAGAAAAGTCTTTGCTTCACCTTAAAGTTTCTGCCCTAGACAGGACAGGCCTCCTGAACGACTTCTGCCATGCATTCTTTTCTTCGAAGGCAAACATAGTTTCCGCTGACATCCAGACAAACAAGAAAAAGGGATTGGCCGAAGACTCCTTCACCCTCGAGGTCGAGTCACGCAGTCAATTGAACTCCCTGCTCAAAAAACTCAACAAAATCAAAGGCATAACAGAAATAAAAAAAGATTTTATTCAATAA